The DNA sequence TAGCTGCAAAACTCAAAAAAACTGAAGCACAGTTAAACTTCATCCTAGAACAAGGTCAACGTGCCAAACAAAAAATGATTAACGCCAACCTCCGCTTGGTAGTAGCGATCGCTAAAAAACATCAGTGGAGCAATCTAGACTTGTTAGATTTAGTTCAAGAAGGCGTAATCGGCTTGCAGCAGGCTGCTGAAAAGTTTGACCCTAATCGTGGCTATAAATTCTCCACTTGTGCCTACTGGTGGATTCGCCAAGCTATCATGCGAGCGATTGCCGAAAAATCACGCACTGTTAGACTCCCCTGTCATTTGAGTGAGAAGTTTATGCGAATTAGGAAAGTTCAACAGGAGCTTTCTCAAAAAATTGGTCGCCCTGCCACAATTACAGAAATAGCAAAAGTTATTAATGTACAGCCAACTCAGGTTAGAGAATATTTGGCGGCATTTCGTCAACCTGTTTCCTTAGACTTACAAGTTGGCGAGGAGCAAGACACGCAATTACAAAAACTTTTACCTGACGATAGTCTTTCTCCGTTCGAGTATGTTGCTCAAGAACTTTTTTGTCAAGACCTGAATGATTGGTTGAGTCTACTAACACCAATACAAAAGCAGGTAATTTTATTACGTTTTGGCTTCAGCAACGAAGGCAAGGTAACTGCTAAACAAATTGCCCAAAGACTCCAAATCAGTCCAGCTAGGGTTAATCACATTCAGCAGCAGGCTATTAAAGTTCTACGACGTGAGCAACAGAAAATGCTAGAGTATGTGGCTGGTTGAATTTGTAGATGGTATCCAATGTTTAACACATTGAAGAATAATGCACTTAATAATCAATACCTTTGCCAAAATAAGAGCCTACAAAAATTTTGGCAAAAAACTGGCAAAATTACCCATACATAAACCTTTTGCTAACAAGGTGGCTTGGAGTGTCAGAGCCTATATACTGTGGGCAATATACTAAAAAATACCTTGCGGGAAACCTGAAAGGTATTTTTAGAACTGATTGTTTTTGCCCAGTTTCAGAGGAATCAGAGTTTGTACATCCAATCACCCTCGTAAATTGGCAAAGGTATTGAATAATGAAACTAACATTAGTTTCATCGTTTTTGAAACTAATGTTAGTTTCACATAGATAACCTGAATGGTTAATTTTTTTCTTTAGACTTCTTAGACAGTTTGTACTCTCGCCTCTAGGCAAGCTTTTATCAAAGTTACGACTAAAATCGTTTTGGTATATTTGTGGCTTTTAATAACTAGAGTTAAAAATTATATGGATATCAAAAAACTTTGCCATGAAAAAGAAACCAGCTAAAAAGCAGATTCGGCTAACAATTGCTAGTAATGCAGGCGGATCGGGGAAAACCACTGTCGCAACCCATTTGGCTTATGCTGTTGGTGCAAAAGGTTACAAAGTTACTTTAATAGAGCTTGATCAAAACGGTTCACTGTGTATCTTTGCTAGGCTTGCACCAGCAGCGATGGAACAATCTCTAGCAATTGTATTGAAAAAAACATTCGCAGGTAACTACCCATTGATTCCGCTTTGGGAAGAACATATTTCCACTGTGACAGCTATTCAAGGCGGTAAATTTCTGGAAGAAAGTATTGCCGAAATATATAATTACAGTCGCCGTCACTATACGCTCAAAGATAGATTAGAAGATTTTCCTTTAAACAGTGACTTAATTATTTTTGATACTCCTGCCTCTTTAGAGCCTATGGGATTAATAGCTCTAGCAGCTTGTACTCATGTACTTGTTCCCATTAAGCCAGAGTATAAAGATACAGGAGCTTTCGCAGGTTTTTTAGATTGGTTCTATAGTAAAGTAGACGATTTAAGATTAAAACCACAACCTGAAATTTTAGGGTTTGTACCTACAAGGGTAGATTTATACGATGTAGGAGCGCATAGGGATATTTTAGGGCTAGACAAAAAAGGCAAACCCAGAAGTGATATTGATCCTGAAAAAACTCTTCCTTACTTAATTGAACAAATGGGAATTCGCTGCTTTCCCTTCATTCGAGAGTCGAATTATTATCTCAAAGCTAGTGGTTCTGGATTACCCTTGCATTTATATCGACCTGGCTATGATGCTAGTGAAGATTTCAAGCCAATTGTGAGTAGCTTAATTAAATTAATAACAGAGGATTGATAATGCCAAGTAAAAAACCTGTGGAGATTAGTCAACTGTTTGGTCAAGCAGGACAGTCTCAGCAAATTCATCAACTTAAAAGTCAGATAGAGAAACTTGAGGCAGAAATTACTCAGTTACGGGCAAATGTATTCAGCCCAGAAGAAAAAGCTGTATTAGAACAGCAAATTGAGCAACTCACTAACCAGCTGGCTACTCAAGGTGGGGTACATGAAATTGCAATTAGTCTTATAGATCCCGA is a window from the Aulosira sp. FACHB-615 genome containing:
- a CDS encoding RNA polymerase sigma factor, RpoD/SigA family codes for the protein MSRLDSDTVGIYLKEISRFPLLKPEQEILYARQIQELIAVQQQKSILQQQLHREITNVELAAKLKKTEAQLNFILEQGQRAKQKMINANLRLVVAIAKKHQWSNLDLLDLVQEGVIGLQQAAEKFDPNRGYKFSTCAYWWIRQAIMRAIAEKSRTVRLPCHLSEKFMRIRKVQQELSQKIGRPATITEIAKVINVQPTQVREYLAAFRQPVSLDLQVGEEQDTQLQKLLPDDSLSPFEYVAQELFCQDLNDWLSLLTPIQKQVILLRFGFSNEGKVTAKQIAQRLQISPARVNHIQQQAIKVLRREQQKMLEYVAG
- a CDS encoding ParA family protein is translated as MKKKPAKKQIRLTIASNAGGSGKTTVATHLAYAVGAKGYKVTLIELDQNGSLCIFARLAPAAMEQSLAIVLKKTFAGNYPLIPLWEEHISTVTAIQGGKFLEESIAEIYNYSRRHYTLKDRLEDFPLNSDLIIFDTPASLEPMGLIALAACTHVLVPIKPEYKDTGAFAGFLDWFYSKVDDLRLKPQPEILGFVPTRVDLYDVGAHRDILGLDKKGKPRSDIDPEKTLPYLIEQMGIRCFPFIRESNYYLKASGSGLPLHLYRPGYDASEDFKPIVSSLIKLITED